From the Huiozyma naganishii CBS 8797 chromosome 2, complete genome genome, one window contains:
- the RPP1 gene encoding RNA-binding RNA processing protein RPP1 (similar to Saccharomyces cerevisiae RPP1 (YHR062C); ancestral locus Anc_5.332) has translation MLVDLNVAWPQEGYNKAASESDITKLKTTLLTLHGLGYTHLVLNFTANHSDKFPNNVKELNPMNIAERFGDIMKSTGVKIYSRITLIIDDPSKGQSLSKISQAFDIVAALPISERGLTLATTNLDIDLLTFNYGQRLPTILKHKSICSCINRGVKVEIVYASALRDINSRRQFVSNVRSVVRSSRSRGVVVSSGAQSPLECRNILGVGSLLRLLGLGNDKCSKAMGELASLVLLNGRLRNNSYKHTVVVGGGDETDIVGDLEGIRRQLKRLKITKRLHSAPN, from the coding sequence ATGCTGGTCGATTTGAACGTTGCTTGGCCCCAGGAAGGGTACAACAAAGCAGCTTCCGAGTCAGATATCACCAAACTGAAAACGACGCTGCTAACTTTGCACGGATTGGGCTATACGCATCTGGTATTGAACTTCACAGCTAACCACAGTGATAAATTCCCAAACAATGTCAAAGAACTGAATCCCATGAATATAGCCGAGCGGTTTGGTGATATTATGAAGAGTACCGGGGTAAAAATCTATTCGAGGATAACGTTGATTATCGATGATCCTTCGAAGGGTCAGTCCCTGTCCAAAATATCCCAAGCATTTGACATTGTCGCCGCTCTACCCATCAGCGAGCGTGGGTTGACACTGGCAACTACAAACCTAGATATTGACCTGCTGACTTTCAATTACGGTCAAAGATTACCCACCATTTTGAAGCACAAGAGTATTTGTAGCTGCATAAATAGAGGTGTCAAAGTGGAAATCGTATACGCGTCTGCGCTACGCGATATCAACTCCAGACGGCAATTTGTCTCAAACGTTCGGAGCGTGGTCCGGAGTTCAAGGTCTCGTGGTGTCGTCGTCAGCAGCGGTGCCCAGTCCCCTTTGGAATGCAGGAACATATTAGGTGTTGGCAGTCTGTTAAGACTATTGGGTTTGGGGAACGACAAATGCTCAAAGGCGATGGGTGAGCTCGCTTCGCTAGTGCTTTTGAATGGTAGACTGAGGAATAACAGCTACAAGCACACCGTGGTGGTAGGCGGAGGAGACGAGACCGACATTGTTGGCGATCTGGAGGGGATTCGACGCCAACTAAAAAGATTAAAAATAACCAAGCGATTGCACTCCGCTCCCAACTGA
- the GIC1 gene encoding Gic1p (similar to Saccharomyces cerevisiae GIC2 (YDR309C) and GIC1 (YHR061C); ancestral locus Anc_5.331) — protein MNQQLPQIKSIWIDEDEEAEKLYGLQTQQFMGSDSDEELNITMVNSKKLALDNKKKIALPPLASATNLQRNSNVKSTHYDMSSGSSSRGKPSKKSLLKFFKGNSSESSGKKQRSISAPFNFHHISHAGGKAEVINDIPTFKDARKMQEAPQEQSQTEASTISRNSSRKSKEVISLSKAFVTESPYYPTSSTSSVYSSMHSNHDRIMSISTSATTCMERTPSFSTNRPASPLNKPYFIQKHDSYDSTELSADFLKQYSFPTLLEDEPVEDFRKHDEGKEKIEALKIRNTDSEKFDKLLATVGKDIHERPQSISSKTQSPEKGSIERRSFSTPELEQYLFANGSSKEKITVEDILRYYNPSNSEHSSPYI, from the coding sequence ATGAATCAGCAACTGCCACAGATCAAGTCCATCTGGatcgatgaagatgaagaggCGGAGAAACTGTATGGTTTACAAACCCAACAATTCATGGGAAGTGACAGCGACGAAGAGCTGAACATCACAATGGTAAATAGTAAAAAACTGGCACTGgacaacaagaaaaaaatcgCTCTGCCTCCATTAGCTTCCGCGACAAACTTGCAGCGGAACAGCAACGTCAAGAGTACCCACTACGACATGTCGAGTGGCAGCTCGTCCCGGGGTAAGCCTAGCAAAAAATCgcttttgaagtttttcaaGGGAAACAGCAGCGAATCCTCCGGGAAGAAGCAAAGGTCGATATCCGCCCCCTTCAATTTCCATCATATATCCCATGCGGGGGGGAAAGCAGAGGTAATTAATGACATTCCAACTTTTAAAGACGCGAGAAAAATGCAAGAGGCTCCCCAGGAACAGTCGCAAACAGAGGCATCCACCATTTCCAGGAATTCGTCTCGTAAAAGCAAGGAAGTCATATCATTGAGTAAAGCTTTTGTCACAGAGTCGCCATATTATCCAACTTCCTCGACGTCATCCGTATATTCAAGCATGCACAGTAATCACGACCGCATCATGTCTATATCGACATCAGCCACAACATGCATGGAGAGGACACCATCGTTTAGTACAAACAGACCTGCGTCTCCACTGAATAAACCTTActtcattcaaaaacacGACTCGTATGACTCGACAGAACTTTCTGCTGACTTTCTGAAGCAGTACAGCTTCCCAACACTTCTGGAAGACGAACCTGTAGAAGATTTCAGGAAGCACGACGAGGGAAAGGAGAAAATTGAGGCTCTGAAAATCAGAAATACGGATTCGGAGAAGTTCGATAAACTTCTAGCCACTGTTGGAAAGGATATTCACGAACGTCCGCAATCTATATCAAGCAAAACACAAAGTCCAGAAAAAGGGTCCATAGAAAGAAGATCGTTCAGTACGCCTGAACTGGAACAATACCTGTTTGCTAACGGGTCATCCAAAGAAAAGATCACTGTTGAGGACATTCTTAGATACTATAATCCATCAAACAGTGAACATTCTTCGCCGTACATCTAA
- the QNS1 gene encoding glutamine-dependent NAD(+) synthetase (similar to Saccharomyces cerevisiae QNS1 (YHR074W); ancestral locus Anc_5.357) produces the protein MSQLITLATCNLNQWALDFEGNRDRILESIRIAKKRGARLRVGPELEITGYGCLDHFLENDLCLHSWEMYVQIIKRPETFGILLDIGMPVLHKNIRYNCRLLSLDGKILFIRPKLWLANDGNYREMRFFTPWLKPTVVEDFVLPPEIQEVTGQKIVPFGDAVVNALDTCVGAETCEELFTPQSPNIAMSLDGVEIITNSSGSHHELRKLNKRMDLILNATKRCGGVYLYANQRGCDGDRLYYDGSALIAVNGKVVAQGSQFSLKDVEVVTATVDLEEVRSYRAAIMSRCLQASTTDVRYQRIDVPIELAVKKERFDPTIMPTKSKAVAYHTPQEEIALGPACWLWDYIRRCNGTGYFLPLSGGIDSCATAMIVYSMCNIVVNEALEGNEQVLKDVRRITGNTDEWVPQKPQDISSKIFHTCYMGTENSSKETRNRSSELSEKIGSYHVNLNMDSLVSSVTSLFEVATGKKPIYKIFGGSQIENLALQNIQARLRMVLAYLFAQLLPWVRGNKNLGGLLVLGSANVDECLRGYLTKYDCSSADINPIGGISKTDLKGFIAYASEKFEMPILNDFLTATPTAELEPITETYVQSDEADMGMTYEELSVFGYLRKVEKCGPYSMFLKLLHQWTPKLTPSQVAEKVKRFFFFYAINRHKQTVLTPSYHAEQYSPDDNRFDLRPFLINPRFPWAGKKIDQVVAQCEGKPGPELDVLSVD, from the coding sequence ATGTCTCAATTGATTACTTTAGCTACGTGCAATTTGAATCAATGGGCTTTGGATTTTGAAGGTAACAGGGACCGTATCTTGGAATCCATCCGCATCGCCAAAAAGAGGGGGGCACGTTTGCGTGTCGGTCCAGAGCTGGAGATCACAGGTTATGGATGTTTGGAtcatttcttggaaaaTGATTTGTGTCTGCACTCCTGGGAAATGTATGTGCAAATTATCAAACGTCCCGAAACTTTTGGTATTCTCTTAGATATTGGTATGCCAGTTCTGCACAAGAACATCAGATACAATTGTAGATTGTTATCTTTAGACGGTAAGATACTATTTATCAGACCTAAATTGTGGCTTGCTAATGATGGTAACTACCGAGAAATGCGGTTTTTCACACCTTGGTTGAAACCAACAGTGGttgaagattttgtttTACCACCTGAGATCCAAGAAGTTACCGGACAGAAAATTGTCCCATTTGGGGATGCGGTGGTAAATGCGCTGGATACATGTGTTGGTGCTGAAACCTGCGAAGAGCTTTTCACACCACAATCTCCAAATATTGCAATGTCATTGGATGGTGTTGAAATCATCACTAACTCTTCGGGTTCTCACCACGAATTGCGTAAGCTAAATAAAAGAATGGACTTGATTCTGAATGCCACAAAACGGTGCGGTGGGGTTTACCTATACGCTAACCAACGCGGCTGTGACGGTGATAGATTGTATTACGATGGCAGCGCCTTGATTGCTGTCAATGGCAAAGTCGTCGCTCAAGGTTCTCAGTTTTCCCTTAAAGATGTGGAAGTAGTTACTGCTACTGTGGATTTAGAAGAGGTCAGAAGCTACAGAGCAGCCATCATGTCACGTTGTTTGCAAGCGAGTACCACCGATGTTAGGTATCAGAGAATCGACGTCCCAATCGAACTTGCCGTAAAAAAGGAGCGGTTTGATCCTACAATTATGCCAACCAAGTCAAAAGCTGTTGCATATCACACCCctcaagaagaaattgctTTAGGGCCAGCCTGCTGGTTGTGGGATTATATCAGACGTTGTAACGGAACAGGTTACTTCCTCCCTCTATCAGGCGGTATTGACTCCTGTGCCACAGCTATGATCGTCTACTCCATGTGTAACATAGTTGTAAATGAAGCACTTGAAGGAAATGAacaagttttgaaagatgttCGTAGAATTACCGGAAATACTGACGAATGGGTGCCACAGAAACCACAGGACATATCatccaaaattttccataCCTGTTACATGGGAACTGAAAATTCCTCGAaggaaacaagaaataGATCTAGTGAACTATCAGAGAAAATTGGCTCCTACCATGTTAATCTGAATATGGATAGTCTGGTTTCCAGCGTCACATCTCTGTTTGAAGTTGCAACAGGGAAAAAGCCCATTTACAAAATATTCGGTGGATCCCAAATAGAAAACTTAGCGCTGCAAAACATCCAAGCTCGGCTGAGAATGGTGTTGGCATATTTGTTTGCTCAACTATTACCTTGGGTACGTGGCAACAAAAACTTAGGTGGGCtacttgttcttggaagTGCCAACGTCGACGAGTGTTTGAGAGGTTACCTGACCAAGTACGATTGTTCTTCCGCAGATATTAATCCAATAGGAGGTATCTCTAAAACTGACCTGAAAGGTTTCATTGCGTACGCctctgaaaaatttgaaatgCCAATTTTGAACGACTTCTTAACTGCTACCCCCACAGCAGAGTTGGAACCCATAACGGAAACATATGTTCAATCCGATGAAGCTGATATGGGTATGACCTACGAGGAACTGAGtgtttttggatatttgagaaaagttgaaaaatgtGGCCCGTACTCTATGTTCTTGAAATTATTACACCAGTGGACGCCTAAACTCACACCCTCCCAAGTAGCCGAGAAAGTCAaaagattttttttcttttacgCAATTAATAGACATAAGCAAACTGTACTAACGCCAAGTTACCACGCAGAGCAATATTCTCCGGATGATAACAGATTTGACTTGAGGCCTTTCTTGATCAATCCAAGGTTCCCATGGGCTGGGAAGAAAATTGACCAGGTTGTCGCTCAATGTGAAGGAAAACCTGGTCCTGAATTGGATGTGCTATCTGTTGACTGA
- the ERG7 gene encoding lanosterol synthase ERG7 (similar to Saccharomyces cerevisiae ERG7 (YHR072W); ancestral locus Anc_5.351) encodes MADIVLYSEQLGLPRTDPKRWRLRTDELGRETWDYIPEDQCEMDPQSSFTQWLLQIRDTETSAPKEPVTAFDSCINGANFFKSLQDPHSGMFPCQYKGPMFMTIGYIAVNYIAGIEIPKHERLEIIRYIVNTSHPVDGGWGLHSVDKSTVFGTVLNYVILRLLGLQRDHPVCLKARDTLLRLGGAIGAPHWGKIWLSVLNLYKWEGVNPAPPETWLLPYELPIHPGKWWVHTRGVYLPISYLSLVHYSCELTPLLEEIRGEIYTKPFDSIDFSKHRNTVCGVDLYYPHSKVLDMANNAIIFYEKYLRPAWIYKKSKAKVYSLIQKEIQNTDYLCIAPVNQAFCALVTLIEEGVDSEAFTKFRTRFKDALFHGPQGMTVMGTNGVQTWDCAFAVQYFFVAGLAERPEFYNFIVAAYRFLIRSQFDTECVPGSFRDKRKGSWGFSTKTQGYTVSDCTAEAIKAIIMVKNAPQFSDVHDEIEDSRLYEGIDVLLSLQNTGSFEYGSFATYEKIKAPLIMEKLNPAEVFGNIMIEYPYVECTDSSVLGLTFFHKYYKYRTEEISERIRIAIEYLKRAQEPDGSWYGCWGICYTYAGMFALEALHSVEENYANSAIVRKGCDFLVSKQLIDGGWGESMKSSELHSYVSTPESLVVQTAWAVIALLLAEYPDKKVIERGIELLRSRQLPSGEWKFESVEGVFNHSCAIEYPSYRFLFPIKALGLYNKTYAIAPAV; translated from the coding sequence ATGGCAGATATTGTGTTGTACTCAGAGCAACTGGGACTCCCAAGAACTGATCCGAAGAGATGGAGATTGAGAACTGACGAACTGGGTAGGGAAACTTGGGACTATATTCCAGAGGATCAGTGTGAAATGGATCCCCAGTCCAGTTTTACTCAATGGCTGTTGCAAATCAGAGATACAGAGACATCGGCTCCCAAGGAACCGGTAACAGCTTTCGATTCATGCATTAACGGtgccaatttcttcaaatccttGCAAGATCCGCATTCTGGTATGTTCCCCTGTCAGTACAAGGGTCCAATGTTTATGACCATTGGTTATATTGCAGTCAACTATATCGCAGGTATTGAAATACCCAAGCACGAAAGACTGGAGATTATTAGGTACATAGTGAACACTTCGCATCCAGTGGATGGCGGATGGGGGCTGCACTCGGTGGATAAATCTACCGTCTTTGGTACCGTTTTGAACTATGTTATTCTTAGGTTACTAGGACTTCAACGGGACCACCCAGTTTGTTTGAAGGCCAGGGATACACTACTGAGATTAGGTGGGGCCATTGGAGCCCCCCATTGGGGGAAAATCTGGCTCAGCGTTTTGAATCTATACAAATGGGAAGGTGTTAACCCAGCGCCACCAGAAACATGGCTGTTGCCGTACGAGCTACCCATTCATCCAGGAAAATGGTGGGTCCATACAAGGGGTGTCTATTTACCAATCAGTTATCTTTCCCTTGTTCATTACTCTTGCGAATTAACCCCCCTGTTGGAAGAAATAAGAGGAGAGATATACACTAAACCATTCGATTCCATCGATTTCTCCAAGCACAGAAATACTGTTTGCGGCGTAGATTTGTATTACCCACATTCCAAAGTATTGGATATGGCCAATAATGCAATAATATTCTACGAAAAGTATTTGAGACCTGCTTGGATCTACAAAAAGTCAAAGGCAAAAGTTTACTCTCTTATCCAGAAGGAAATCCAAAACACCGACTACTTGTGTATTGCTCCAGTTAACCAAGCCTTTTGTGCCCTAGTAACTTTGATCGAAGAAGGTGTCGATTCAGAAGCGTTTACTAAATTTCGAACAAGATTCAAGGACGCTTTGTTCCATGGACCCCAGGGGATGACTGTTATGGGGACGAATGGTGTGCAAACATGGGATTGTGCGTTTGCtgttcaatatttttttgtagCAGGGCTAGCTGAGAGACCTGAGTTCTACAACTTCATTGTAGCTGCATACAGATTTCTAATAAGGTCGCAGTTTGACACCGAGTGTGTTCCGGGATCATTCAGGGATAAGAGGAAGGGTTCATGGGGGTTCTCTACCAAAACACAGGGGTACACCGTTTCAGATTGCACTGCAGAGGCAATAAAAGCCATCATCATGGTGAAGAACGCGCCGCAATTCAGTGATGTGCACGATGAGATCGAGGACTCTAGATTATACGAAGGTATCGATGTTCTGCTGAGCTTACAAAACACTGGATCTTTTGAGTACGGCTCTTTCGCGACGTATGAAAAGATCAAAGCGCCCCTAATTATGGAAAAATTGAACCCGGCTGAGGTGTTTGGTAACATCATGATCGAGTATCCATATGTTGAGTGCACGGACTCTTCTGTGCTCGGTCTCACTTTTTTCCACAAGTATTACAAATACCGCACTGAAGAGATATCAGAAAGAATTCGGATCGCTATAGAGTACTTGAAAAGAGCCCAGGAACCGGACGGATCGTGGTATGGTTGCTGGGGGATATGCTACACGTATGCAGGCATGTTTGCCCTAGAAGCTCTGCATTCTGTGGAAGAGAACTACGCAAACTCTGCAATTGTCCGTAAAGGCTGTGATTTTCTAGTTTCGAAGCAATTAATCGATGGTGGCTGGGGAGAATCGATGAAATCAAGTGAACTACACAGCTACGTGTCCACTCCTGAATCTCTCGTTGTTCAAACTGCATGGGCAGTGATTGCCCTACTTTTGGCAGAGTATCCAGATAAGAAAGTCATTGAGAGGGGCATTGAATTGCTCCGCTCCAGACAGTTGCCAAGCGGTGAATGGAAGTTTGAAAGTGTGGAAGGTGTATTCAACCACTCTTGTGCCATTGAGTATCCCAGCTACAGGTTTCTGTTCCCTATCAAGGCACTAGGGTTGTACAATAAAACATATGCAATTGCCCCGGCTGTGTAG
- the VMA22 gene encoding Vma22p (similar to Saccharomyces cerevisiae VMA22 (YHR060W); ancestral locus Anc_5.330), protein MSQKEHDAPYIDVLKQLSQYDYLLEQLQQNMADGFFRLSRANFHNKDSLRGRYGQDYYDHSYVGQWTVLIHDNEHVTLEKLQLEEESSDDEVDDDDKLRERKISQTTTEKPTKKLQGTYDPILMFGGGLSAPSSLRQTQTSFKNCLPILIQLINCKNEARKLCALLEATKTT, encoded by the coding sequence ATGTCACAGAAAGAACATGATGCCCCATATATAGatgttttgaaacaactgtCTCAGTATGACTATCTACTCGAACAATTGCAACAAAATATGGCGGACGGTTTCTTCAGATTATCACGCGCGAATTTTCACAATAAGGACTCCTTGAGAGGAAGGTATGGACAAGATTATTACGACCATTCATATGTGGGTCAATGGACCGTTTTGATCCATGACAATGAGCACGTCACGTTGGAGAAACTACAGTTAGAGGAGGAATCCAGCGATGACGAAGTGGATGATGACGATAAACTTCGAGAAAGGAAAATCTCGCAGACCACAACAGAGAAACCCACCAAAAAGCTACAAGGAACTTATGATCCAATACTTATGTTTGGCGGTGGACTTTCTGCTCCATCGAGCCTGAGACAAACACAAACTagtttcaaaaactgtCTACCAATCCTTATTCAACTCATTAATTGCAAAAATGAAGCACGTAAACTTTGTGCACTATTAGAGGCCACCAAAACTACTTAG
- the OSH3 gene encoding oxysterol-binding protein related protein OSH3 (similar to Saccharomyces cerevisiae OSH3 (YHR073W); ancestral locus Anc_5.355), whose translation METIDIQNRSFVVRWVKCNHGDTINYQVKPLKKSIELGIYKKLKLSVDNGNGDDHQPNSRHNSSVHIAEDTRSVLDFASKTLKNRTSSFSTTDDSHSSLSLSNIQQQSMEGSLRDRLEASGFTLVKWIGHIYANKMTEGVLDVEDNDYYYAFILDNTSSKNVRKKTLFNASVVRDDVQSTISTKSAPSPRTSSFQLSTYQKDAPLFVGQGRYLEGYLSKKRRKRLQGFKRRFFTLDFRYGTLSYYMNNHIQARRGEIVINLSTVSANKRDKLIIIDSGMEIWALKAKDTNSWQTWVDALQKCFDKNNEPEVGDDEDAGLAATLKDEREVLTLKKDQDIPLSEKERISSSIDDDSYVPLPNEAYEDFFANLTIIQQRLEECKNESKLYSQTQNDNRLYKLGRSPSSSSSINAGVERVKMMSPVSPNESTNSLSSHMTSSNIDGLADSRDHNLYQKLSELEIVVQQFVKQSKILTADFTQVTRKVKEQICPSIKSSLTGNEEFFDAQDAASRRVIMLDDEEVSDEADVESTKDTSVVLEDEDTRDLKKTIMRENNARATREMTPLSEVSSSQTKEDQAEDNDLYPLPIKKQFYAVMILHRLLLPLPSLLSFLRKNVGKDLSSIAMPVTSNEPLTILQMISETFEYASLLNNLDTQAEPLVTVSAFAISFLSIYREKTRALRKPFNPLLGETFELVKEDMGFRLVAEKVCHKPQIFAFFAQHENWECSYTVSPVQKFWGKSLEFNNEGTIELKCKKTGEYFEWSQPITILKNLIAGERYVEPSNEFEIVSSKSGKTTVEFEKTGMFGGRSESVAVVLTQDNNSNNRRQIISGKWTEKLIDTKTKGTIWSVGDLVSNSKKKYGYTKFSANLNEVTELEKGQLPPTDSRLRPDVKAYEAGDIETAETLKLQLEQKQRERRQRGEDVEPQYFVKSSSKTWQYKRGPDSYWERRKRQDWSNVVPLW comes from the coding sequence ATGGAGACAATTGACATTCAGAATCGATCCTTTGTCGTTCGATGGGTGAAGTGCAATCATGGAGACACGATAAACTACCAGGTAAAACCCTTAAAGAAATCAATAGAATTGGGTATTTACAAGAAACTAAAATTGAGCGTGGACAACGGGAACGGTGATGATCATCAACCCAACAGCCGACACAACTCCTCTGTGCACATTGCAGAAGACACGAGAAGTGTTTTGGATTTTGCTTCTAAGACGCTAAAAAATAGAACCAGTTCCTTTAGCACTACAGATGATTCTCATTCCTCATTATCTCTGAGCAACATCCAACAACAGTCGATGGAGGGCTCTCTCCGGGACAGATTGGAAGCTTCAGGGTTCACCCTAGTAAAGTGGATTGGCCATATTTATGCAAATAAAATGACGGAGGGCGTGTTGGATGTAGAAGATAACGATTACTACTATGCTTTCATTCTGGATAATACCTCATCAAAAAACGTTCGGAAAAAGACTTTGTTTAACGCCAGCGTGGTGCGCGATGACGTGCAGTCCACCATCAGCACGAAATCTGCACcttctccaagaacaagcTCCTTTCAGTTATCAACATACCAGAAGGATGCGCCTTTGTTCGTCGGACAGGGTAGATATTTAGAGGGCTACCtctcaaagaaaagaagaaagagacTACAAGGCTTTAAAAGAAGATTTTTTACTCTGGATTTCAGATATGGAACGTTGTCGTACTATATGAACAACCATATCCAAGCCCGTCGTGGTGAAATTGTTATTAATTTGTCCACAGTGAGTGCAAACAAAAGAGACAAATTAATCATTATCGATTCAGGGATGGAAATTTGGGCCTTGAAGGCAAAAGATACCAATAGTTGGCAGACTTGGGTTGACGCCTTACAGAAATGCTTTGATAAGAATAATGAGCCAGAAGTGGGGGATGACGAAGATGCTGGATTAGCCGctactttgaaagatgaacGAGAGGTCCTGACTCTAAAGAAAGACCAGGACATACCACTCTCGGAAAAAGAACGGATATCGTCAAGCATCGACGATGATAGCTATGTCCCCTTACCGAACGAAGCGTATGAAGATTTTTTTGCCAACTTGACCATTATTCAACAAAGATTGGAAGAATGCAAGAATGAATCGAAGTTGTACTCACAAACACAGAACGATAATAGACTGTATAAATTGGGGCGTTCTccatcatcttcgtcatcaATTAACGCCGGGGTCGAAAGAGTAAAAATGATGAGTCCTGTGTCGCCTAATGAATCTACAAATTCATTGTCTTCCCATATGACCAGTTCGAATATAGATGGACTAGCGGATTCCAGAGATCATAACTTATACCAGAAACTGTCGGAATTAGAAATTGTAGTGCAACAATTTGTTAAACAAAGCAAAATCCTAACTGCAGATTTCACACAGGTTACGAGGAAGGTGAAAGAACAAATATGCCCATCCATAAAATCGAGTTTAACAGGAAATGAAGAGTTTTTTGACGCCCAAGACGCTGCTAGTCGTCGTGTTATAATGCTCGATGACGAAGAGGTCAGCGACGAAGCCGATGTAGAAAGCACCAAAGATACTTCCGTAGTTCTCGAAGACGAGGATACCagagatttgaaaaaaactATAATGAGAGAAAACAATGCCAGAGCGACGCGGGAAATGACACCTTTGAGTGAAGTTTCTAGCTCTCAGACAAAGGAGGACCAAGCAGAAGACAATGATCTGTATCCTCTCCCCATTAAAAAACAATTCTACGCCGTAATGATATTACACCGGCTGCTTCTTCCCCTACCCAGTTTGCTATCTTTCCTCAGAAAAAACGTGGGCAAAGATTTAAGCTCCATTGCCATGCCAGTGACCTCAAACGAACCCCTTACTATTCTACAAATGATCtctgaaacttttgaataTGCTTCACTACTGAACAATCTGGACACCCAAGCGGAACCGTTAGTCACGGTATCAGCCTTTGCAATATCATTTTTGTCTATTTATAGAGAGAAGACGAGAGCTCTGAGGAAACCATTTAATCCGTTGTTGGGGGAAACGTTTGAACTTGTAAAAGAAGATATGGGATTCAGATTGGTTGCTGAAAAGGTCTGTCATAAACCTCAAATTTTCGCCTTTTTTGCGCAACATGAAAACTGGGAATGTAGCTATACTGTTTCTCcagttcaaaaattttgggGGAAATCCCTCGAGTTTAACAATGAGGGTACCATTGAATTGAAGTGTAAAAAAACTGGCGAATATTTTGAATGGTCCCAACCAATtacaattttgaagaatttgatTGCTGGAGAAAGATACGTGGAGCCAAGTAACGAGTTTGAGATTGTGTCATCCAAGAGTGGTAAGACAACTGTAGAATTTGAGAAAACTGGTATGTTTGGTGGTAGGTCAGAAAGCGTTGCAGTGGTGTTAACACAGGACAACAACTCCAACAATAGACGTCAAATCATATCCGGTAAATGGACCGAAAAGTTAATTGACACGAAGACCAAAGGCACCATCTGGAGTGTTGGAGATTTGGtatcaaattcaaagaaaaagtaTGGGTACACGAAATTCTCTGCAAATTTGAATGAAGTCACCGAATTGGAGAAAGGGCAACTACCGCCAACTGATTCGAGATTACGGCCAGATGTGAAAGCATATGAAGCTGGCGATATTGAAACAGCCGAAACCCTGAAATTGCAACTAGAACAAAAGCAGCGGGAGAGACGTCAACGGGGAGAAGATGTTGAACCTCAATATTTTGTTAAGTCGTCTTCCAAGACGTGGCAGTATAAGCGCGGTCCGGACAGCTACtgggaaagaagaaaacgCCAAGATTGGTCGAATGTAGTACCATTATGGTAA